The DNA region AGGCCCTGCCGGCGCTCGTCCAGCAGGTGCTACCGGTGGGCATCCGGTCTCGTCGTCTCCGGGCTGCTCGCCGCCCTCATGAGCTCGCTGTCGAGCGTCTTCAACTCGACCTCCACGCTCATCACCTGGGACGTCTACCGCGAGTGGAAGCCGCAGGCCACTCGAGCGCGAACTGGTGTGGGTCGGCCGCCTCGCGACCGTCGGCCTCACGGCGGCCGGGTTCGCCTGGGTCCCGTTCATGGACTCGATCTCGTCGACGCTCTACACGTACCTGCAGAGCGTGCAGAGCTACATCGCGCCGCCGATCGCGGCGGTGTTCCTGTTCGGCCTGGCATGGAAGCGGATCAACGCGAGCGGTGCGATGGCGTGCCTGCTCAGCGGCTCGTGCTCGGTGCGACCCGGCTGGTGCTCGAGCTCGTGAATGGCGCCGACAAGCAGGGCCTCTCGGAAGGCCTCCTGAAGTCGATCGCCGAGTTCAACTTCCTGCACTTCGGGGTCGTGCTCTTCGTGATCTGCGTCGTGATCCTGGTGGGCGTCAGCATGGCGACGAGCGAACCGCCCCACGACAAGATCGCGGGTCTGACCCTCGAGACCGCTGACGAGCCCGTCGCGCGACGGGTCGGCCGCGACGGACGCGACGAGGCGCCGCCGACCGGGGAGGGCCAGGTGGGCACGAAGGAACGGACCGAGACCGAACTGGAGGAAGAGCTGCTCGATCTCGAGGAGTCCGAGCGGGACCGACGGCGCGACCTGTTCCTCTCGATCGGTGTCGTGATCTGCGTCGCACTCGTCTGGATCGTGTTCGCCTGACGTCGGCGTGCCGGGTGCCGGGGCGTCGGTCCCGGCCTGGCATCGTGCGCCTGGATCAGTCGAGCTGGATCACGCTGAGGACATTGCCGGCGGGGTCGGTGAACCAGGCGATGAGTGGCCCGCCGCCGCGGAACACGCCGGTCTCGTCCGTCGCGAGCTCGGTGCCCTCATACCGCTCGAACACCACGCCACGCACCGTCGATCGACTCCTCCGTGGGACCGTGCCGTCCGCTGCGGTGCTCGATGTACCGACGCGTCAACGTGCCGGTACTCATCGCCGGTACGTGGCACCCGCCCGACATCACTCGCAGCACGAGACCTCGTGGCCCCGACCACCGGCCGGCACGCCATGTCCTCCGCGGTGGCGGCCGGGCTTCTCCGGCGCCGCGCCGCTACGCTGCGGCGTCGCGCCGCAGCGCGTCGAGCGTGATGACGACCATGTCGTCGAACGACCGCTCCCGGTCGTCGGTCGTGGCCGCCTCACCGGTGCGGAGCTGGTCGCTCACGGTGCAGATCGCCAGCGCCCGCACCCCAGCGGACGCGGCGAGGCCGTACAGGCCGGCCGCCTCCATCTCGATGGCGAGCACGCCCATGCGCTCCATCGTGTCGATCGACGCTGGATCCGGGTGGTAGAACAGGTCCGCCGAGTGCAGGTTGCCGGTGTGGACGGGCAGCCCTCGGGTCGTGGCGGCGTCGACCGCGGCCCGCGCGAGGCCGAAGTCGCACGTGGCCGCGAAGTCCCAGCCCCCGTAGCGTGTCCGGTTCACGTTGCTGTCCGTGCAAGCCCCGATCGCCACAATGACGTCGCGCAGCGCGATGTCGGTTGACACGGCGCCGCACGAGCCGACGCGCACCAGCCTCCGACACCCATAGTGATCGATCAGCTCGGTGGCGTAGATCAGCGCGGACGGGATCCCCATGCCGGTGCCCATCACCGAGACGGGCATGCCGTCGTACATGCCAGTGAAGCCCAACATGTTGCGCACCGCGGTCACCTGCCGGGCGTCGGTGAGGAACTCCTCGGCGATGTGCTGCGCGCGACGCGGATCGCCCGGGAGCAGCACGTCCTCGGCGAACGCTCCCTCGTCGGCGGCGATGTGGGGCGTGGGCATTGGGTGGCCTCGATGTCGGCGGCGCAGCGGATCGTACTCGGCCGCGATCCCGCGAATGCCAGCGGTCGGCCGGTGGCGCGGCTCGGCGACGGCCTTCGGTGCGCCGGGTCATGCGGTAGGGTGCCCCCGAGCCGCACGTGAGCCGGGGGTCTGACTCATGACGGGACGCAACCGCTCCGCCAACGGACGACGCTGATGCGTGCGCTCGTGTGCTCGTCGTTCGACGGACTCGACGGCGTGGCCGTCGGCGAGCTGCCGGAGCCGGAGCTGCGCGCAGGTGGGGCGCGCATCGCGGTCCGCGCCGCCGCCGTCAACTTCCCCGACCTGCTCATGATCCGCGGGCTGTACCAGGAGCGTCCCGACCTGCCGTTCGCGCCCGGAGCCGAGGTCGCGGGTGACGTGATCGAGGTCGCCGGCGACGTGTCGAGCGTCCAGGTGGGCGACCGTGTCTACGCCCCGGTCGGCCACGGCGGCTACGCCGAGCAGGTCGTGGTCGACGAGGGCGCGGTGATGCCCGTGCCCGAGGACATGCCGTACGACGTCGCGACGACGTTGCCCCTGGCCTATGGGACCGCGTACCACGCGCTGGTCGACCGCGGTGATCTGCGGTCGGGGCAGACGCTGCTGGTCTTGGGAGCTGCCGGCGGCGTCGGTCTCGCGGCCACCGAGATCGGCACCGCCCTGGGCGCGCGGGTCATCGCGGCGGTCAGCTCGGACGAGAAGGCGGAGGCCGTCCGCGACGGCGGCGCCGCCGACGTCGTGCGCTACGACGAGCGCGACCTGCGCGAGGCCCTGCGGGAGCTCGCACCGGACGGCGTTGACGTCGTCCTCGACCCGGTCGGAGGGCCCGCGACGGAGGCAGCGCTGCGGTCGACCGCGTGGAACGGCCGCCTGCTGATCGTCGGCTTCGCGTCGGGCGACATCCCCTCCATCCCGGCCAACCTGCCGCTGCTGAAGGGCTGCGCAGTGGTGGGCGTCTTCTGGGGTCGTTTCGCAGCGACCGAGCCCCTACGGAACCGCCGCAACTTCGAGACACTGGGCAGCTGGTGGCTCGACGGACGGATCGATCCGCTCGTCTCCCGGACCTACGACCTCGACCACGCCACCGACGCGCTGCGCCGGATCGGCGGCCGGGAAGCGATCGGCAAGCTCGTCATCCTGCCCTGATCGCCGGCGCCGCGTCGATCGAGGTTCTCTTTGCACTTCTTGTTCGGCAACGGTGGTGTGCCCGCGAGCTGCCGACAGCGCTCTTCGTGAGGGGCCGGACCAGGTGCAGCATAACACCGTACGTTGTACGTTGATGGCCACCACCGCCCGACCGGAGCCCCCACGTGAACATCTCCGCATCCGCCGTGTCGCTGACCGTCGAGGACGTCGACGCGTCCGCGTCGTTCCTTGGCGACCACTTCGGCTTCACGACCGAGATGGCCGACGACGGTTTCGTCTCCCTGACTCGTGCCGACGCGGGCTTCAACGTGATCTTCCTGCGCACCGGTCTGGCCACGTTCAAGCCGGCAGCACGCGCGACGCACCGCGCCGACGGCATCCTGCTCGTGTTCGTCGTCGACGACGTCGACGCCGAGTACCGCCGCGTCCGGGCGGAGGGCGTCGAGATCACGACCGCGATCGAGACCGAACCCTGGGGTGAACGCTACTTCCAGGTCATCGACCCCAACGGCGTGATCGTGCAGCTCGTGCAGTGGGTCGACGTGCGGGAGCAGTGACCGTCGGTGCCCTACGGTCGCCACGGTGCGCATCGATCTCGCCGTCGCGGACATCGTCGCCGTCGTGCGGGCGCTGGGCGGCGTCGTGGGCGTCGCGCTCGGCAGGTCCCCGCATCACCGGCGCAGCGGACCCGCACAGCGACTGGGACCTCGGTGCCTACCACCGCGGGGGCGCTGGACCTCGCCTACCTCGCCGGCATCCCGACCTACACGCTCGCGGGGGGGGGCCTGCCGGCAGCATGCTGCTCGACGGCGCCATGCGGGGGGGGGACCCGCAGGCGCTGGCGGTGGCGGTCGTCGAGCGGTGGCGGTTCAGCGCCTGGTTCTCGCTCGAACACGCCGGCATGCGCGCACGACGCGGCGACGCGGTCAGGACCCTGGACCAGCTCAGCCGCGTCACGCTCGAAGCGGGCCACGCGATCATGTGCGGACGGCGGACCTGGGTCTTCAACGAGAAGCATCTGCTCGAACGTGCCGGCCTGGGCGACGTCAACGGGCTGATGACGGCCGTGTCGTCCAACCTGGCGGAGCTGGTGCCCGCGTCGAGGCTGTCGCCGCGCTGATCCGTCCCTGACCGCAGGCGCGCTCAGGACGGGCTCGTCCTGAACGCGGCGCGGTGGGCGCTCGGTGTCGTGCCACGGCGGCGCGCGAAATGATGGCGCAACGTGTCCGCGCTGCCGAATCCCACCCGGTGGGCGACGACGTCGACGGCGGCATCGGTCGTCTCGAGCAGCAGCTCGGCGCGCTGCAGGCGCTGGTCGAGCGGCCACCGGTGCGGAGTCGTCCCGGTCGTGGCACGGAAGTCACGCGCGAAGCTGCGTGGTGACATCCGCGCGTGCCCGGCGAGGGCCGTGACGGTCAGCGGCTCGTCGAGGTGCTGCACGATCCAATCCACCAGCTCGGCCATGCCGTCATCCGGGTCGTCGGGCAGCGGGAGCTCCACGTACTGCGCCTGGCCTCCCTCGCGGTGGGCGGGCACGACCATGCGCCGCGCGACAGCGTTGGCGGTCGCGGCGCCGTGGAGGCGCCGGACGAGGTGCAGGCATGCGTCGATCCCCGCGGCCGCGCCAGCGCTGGTCAGCAGCGGACCGTCCACGACGTAGAGCATGTCACGCTCGACCTGCACACGCGGGAACCTCCACGCGAGGCGGTCGACGAACTGCCAGTGGGTCGTGGCACGGCGGCCGTCGAGCAGGCCGGCACCTGCGAGGGCGAACGCCCCCGTGCAGATCGACAGGAGCTCGGCGCCCCGTTCGTGGGCGGCGGCGAGCACCTCGCAGATGCGCGGGTCGAGCGCGTCGTCGAGGTCCGGCCACGCGGGGATGGCGACGATGTCGGCGCCGGCGACCGCTTCCAGGCCGTGGGCGACCTCGACCGTGAAGCCGGAGGTCGTCGGCACCGGTCCAGGTCGAGGGCCGCAGACGACGAAGTCGTAGGTCGGCAGTCCCTCGTCGGATCGGTCGAGCCCGAAGATCTGGCCGAGGATGCCCAGCTCGAAGCCGGCGATCCGCGAGCCGACGACCGCGGCGACCGACATCACCGCCATGATGGCAGGATCTTCCGGTAATGGGGCACAGCTGCCAGTTTCGCACACCGCCCGGCGCGAGCACAGTGCAGTCATGCGTACACACCGGATCGAGACGTTCCCACGACCGGGACGGGCGCGCAGCCACGTCGCGATCCCGCCTCCCACCCGCGGCGCCCAGCGCTGGGCGGGCGCGCCCTCCGCGCTGCCCGACGGCGACGCCGTGCTGCTGGCGTATCGGACGCGTGGCGACGACGACCGCGTCGTGCTGGCCCGGTCCGATGACGGCATCGCGTTCGACACCTTGGCGGCGGTGGCGTCCGCCGACCTCGGCGTTGCGATGGTCGAGCGCGCGGCGCTCGTGCCGGTGCAGGCCGGCTGGCGGCTGTACGTGTCGTGCGCTGAGCCGGGTACGAAGGCGTGGTGGATCGGGCTGCTGGAGGCGCGGCGCCTGGCGGACCTGCCAACCGCCGACCTGCGCCGCATGGACCTCGGCGGGCCGCTCGACGCGGTCAAGGATCCGATCGTGCGGCGGTCACGTGACGGCTGGCACGCATGGGTGTGCGTCCACCCACTGGACATCCCCGGCGCCGAGGACCGGATGTCGACGGCGTACGCCACGTCCGACGACGGCGTCGCCTGGCGGTGGCACGGCACCGTGCTGCAGGGCCGTGACGGCTGCTGGGATGCCCGCGGCGCGCGGGTCACGAGCGTCCTGCCCGACGGCCGCGCCTGCTACGACGGTCGGGCGACGGCGGACGAGAACTGGTTCGAGCGGACCGGTCTCGCGGTGCCGTCCGGTGAGGGACCCTACCTGTGCGCCGCGGACGGCGACCCGATCGCCGACGTCCGCTACCTCGAGGTGCTGCCGCTGCCGCAGGGCGGACACCGCCTGTACTACGAGGCGCGCCGGCCCGACGGCACCCACGAGCTGCGCACCGAGCTGCACGCCTGAGGCGGCGTCAGCAGGCCGGGGCCGAGGTTGCGAGGTTGTCGCGGACGCGGGTGCGTCCGGAGGTCCCGGACGTGTCGTCGGTTGCCATGGCCCGCCGTCGAAACGATCAGTCGTCGGGTGCGTTCCAGCCACCGCCTCCGGGCGTCTCCACTCGGACGCGGTCGCCGCGTCGCAACTGCCACGTCCCCTTGGCGGCCAACGGCTCCTCACCCCCGCCGGCACGGATCACGACGTTGCGACCCACCGCCCCGTCGGCGCCCCCGTGCAGGCCCGACGGCGCGTGCGCGCGCCGTTCGGTCTGCAGCGTCAGCGTGGCCCGGTCGGCCAGGACCTCGATCTCGCGCACCAGACCGTCGCCGCCGCAGTGGTCGCCGGCGCCTCCCGAGTCCGGCCGCAGCTCGTAGCGCCAGATCCGTAGCGGGTAGTCGAGCTCGATCGCCTCGGCGGGCGTGTTCTCCGTGTTGGTCATGCCGGTGTGGATGCCCGACTGCCCGTCGCGGTCCGGTGTTGCGCCCTCGCCGCCACCGAGCGTCTCGTAGTAGCTGAAGGCCTCGGGCTCGCTGGCGCCGAGCAGCAGGTTGTTCATGGTGCCCTGGCTCGCGGCGGGCACGCGGTGGGGCAGCGCCTGGGCGAACGCGGCGAGCAGCACGTCGACGATGCGCTGCGACGTCTCCACGTTGCCGGCCGCGACGGGCGCGGGGTGGCGGGCGTCGACGAGGCTGCGCGCGGGTGCCACGACGGTCAACGGCCGGTAGCAGCCGGCGTTGGGTGGGGCGTCGGGATCGGTCAGCATGCGCAGCACGAAGTAGGCGCTCGACACGGTGACCGCGAGCACGGCGTTGACGTTGACGGCGACCTGTGGGTCGGTACCCGTGAAGTCCGCGGTCACGTTGTGCCCGTCGACCGTGAGCTCGACCGCGATGGTCGCCTCGTCCTCGAGCTCGAGGACATCGCTGGCCCGGTAGGTGCCATCAGGGATGTCGGTGACCGCGGCGCGGACCCGCCGTTCCGAGTAGTCGCAGACCTCGCGCATCGCC from Euzebyales bacterium includes:
- a CDS encoding hydantoinase B/oxoprolinase family protein is translated as MADQTLSAVQLEVVRHALAGIADEMGVALRRAAYSPNIKERADCSAAVFAPDAQMVAQAEHIPVHLGAMPRSVEAAIERFGDRLTPGTQVLVNDPYAGGTHLPDLTLVAAVGDDEGTLLGYVANRAHHADVGGAAPGSMPANATDIAMEGLRIPPILVAVDDEVRDDLLELIAANSRTPRERHGDLRSQFAANHVGARRLRELSYRYGVDGLHTAMREVCDYSERRVRAAVTDIPDGTYRASDVLELEDEATIAVELTVDGHNVTADFTGTDPQVAVNVNAVLAVTVSSAYFVLRMLTDPDAPPNAGCYRPLTVVAPARSLVDARHPAPVAAGNVETSQRIVDVLLAAFAQALPHRVPAASQGTMNNLLLGASEPEAFSYYETLGGGEGATPDRDGQSGIHTGMTNTENTPAEAIELDYPLRIWRYELRPDSGGAGDHCGGDGLVREIEVLADRATLTLQTERRAHAPSGLHGGADGAVGRNVVIRAGGGEEPLAAKGTWQLRRGDRVRVETPGGGGWNAPDD
- the deoD gene encoding purine-nucleoside phosphorylase is translated as MPTPHIAADEGAFAEDVLLPGDPRRAQHIAEEFLTDARQVTAVRNMLGFTGMYDGMPVSVMGTGMGIPSALIYATELIDHYGCRRLVRVGSCGAVSTDIALRDVIVAIGACTDSNVNRTRYGGWDFAATCDFGLARAAVDAATTRGLPVHTGNLHSADLFYHPDPASIDTMERMGVLAIEMEAAGLYGLAASAGVRALAICTVSDQLRTGEAATTDDRERSFDDMVVITLDALRRDAAA
- a CDS encoding NADPH:quinone oxidoreductase family protein, with translation MRALVCSSFDGLDGVAVGELPEPELRAGGARIAVRAAAVNFPDLLMIRGLYQERPDLPFAPGAEVAGDVIEVAGDVSSVQVGDRVYAPVGHGGYAEQVVVDEGAVMPVPEDMPYDVATTLPLAYGTAYHALVDRGDLRSGQTLLVLGAAGGVGLAATEIGTALGARVIAAVSSDEKAEAVRDGGAADVVRYDERDLREALRELAPDGVDVVLDPVGGPATEAALRSTAWNGRLLIVGFASGDIPSIPANLPLLKGCAVVGVFWGRFAATEPLRNRRNFETLGSWWLDGRIDPLVSRTYDLDHATDALRRIGGREAIGKLVILP
- a CDS encoding helix-turn-helix domain-containing protein, with the translated sequence MAVMSVAAVVGSRIAGFELGILGQIFGLDRSDEGLPTYDFVVCGPRPGPVPTTSGFTVEVAHGLEAVAGADIVAIPAWPDLDDALDPRICEVLAAAHERGAELLSICTGAFALAGAGLLDGRRATTHWQFVDRLAWRFPRVQVERDMLYVVDGPLLTSAGAAAGIDACLHLVRRLHGAATANAVARRMVVPAHREGGQAQYVELPLPDDPDDGMAELVDWIVQHLDEPLTVTALAGHARMSPRSFARDFRATTGTTPHRWPLDQRLQRAELLLETTDAAVDVVAHRVGFGSADTLRHHFARRRGTTPSAHRAAFRTSPS
- a CDS encoding VOC family protein; its protein translation is MNISASAVSLTVEDVDASASFLGDHFGFTTEMADDGFVSLTRADAGFNVIFLRTGLATFKPAARATHRADGILLVFVVDDVDAEYRRVRAEGVEITTAIETEPWGERYFQVIDPNGVIVQLVQWVDVREQ